A single genomic interval of Helianthus annuus cultivar XRQ/B chromosome 6, HanXRQr2.0-SUNRISE, whole genome shotgun sequence harbors:
- the LOC110863975 gene encoding blue copper protein codes for MANKMLGIFILIATIVAQANAAQKHEIYWKYGKKYDHVPLQSFNTFEIGDTLVFIYPRGTHDVIEVDEKSFEDCVVPPSAKPLTSGKDVIKIDAPGKRWFICGFKNGKHCKDGGMKLMINIQKPVAQGGRKLPN; via the exons ATGGCTAACAAAATGTTGGGCATCTTCATCCTCATAGCAACCATAGTTGCTCAAGCAAATGCAGCACAAAAGCATGAAATTTATTGGAAATACGGTAAAAAGTATGATCACGTGCCCTTGCAGAGCTTCAATACATTCGAAATTGGTGATACTTTAG TTTTCATATATCCTCGTGGAACACACGATGTGATTGAAGTAGATGAGAAAAGCTTTGAAGATTGTGTGGTGCCTCCTTCTGCTAAACCTCTCACAAGTGGAAAGGATGTGATAAAGATAGATGCCCCAGGAAAAAGATGGTTCATTTGTGGATTTAAAAACGGAAAGCATTGTAAGGATGGTGGTATGAAGCTTATGATAAATATCCAGAAGCCCGTGGCTCAGGGAGGAAGAAAACTACCAAATTAA